The following DNA comes from Alienimonas californiensis.
GAACCTCGTGGTGGAGACGAAACTCGCCGCCACCCCAGTCCCGCGGCTGGCGCTGTTCGATCTGGAGACCGACCCGCGGGAGACGAACAACCTGATCGAGGAACGCCCGGAGATCGCCAACCAAATGGCGGAGCGACTGGAGGCATACCTCAGCGGCGGGAGAACTCAGCGGTAGTCCGCAGTCCGCGCATGCGTCACGCCGAGGGGCCGCGGCCCCTCGGCGTGACGCAGCGTTCGCAGCACAGTCTTGAGCCGTCAGCCGCCGAGGGCGTCGGCGACGGCGGCGTCGAGTTCGGCCCGCGGGCCCTCCCCGCCGCCGATGATGCGGGCGACCTCTTCGCCGTCCGCGTTGAACACCAGCAGGGTCGGCAGGGGCAGGCCGTCCGGGCCGGCCAGCGGGTCCCACTGCTCGCTCTCGCCGCCGTCCTCGGTGTAGACGTTCGTCAGTTCGCCGGCGCCGACCTCGGTGAGGAACGACTGCACGGCGTCCAGGTCCTTCTCGCTGTTGAACGCCAGCGAGATGACCGTCAGCCCGTCCTCCTTGTGCTCGCGGGCCAGGGCGACGGTGTGCGGGAAGGCCTCGCGACAGGGGGCGCACCAGTCCGCCCACATGTCCACCAGCACGGGGCCGTCCGCGGCTTCGATGAGGGACCGCAACTCCTCGTAGCTGACCGGCTTGGCGGTGACGGGCGGGCCGGCGGGGGCGGTTTCGTTCATGCCCTCCGCGTTCGCGCCCTCCGTGTTCATGCCCTCCGTGGTGGCGCCGGCTTCGTCGCCGTCCGGTTCGCCGTCCAGGTTCGCCGGGCCGACGGTGCCGGCGTCGCCGGGGTCGAGGGAGCGGTTCACCGCCCCGTCGGGGAACTCGCCGGTGCCCTCGGTCGCTTCCGCGGCCTCGTCGACGTAGGGCGACGTTCCCTCACTACAGCCGGTGAGGAGGAGCGGGCCGACGACGAACGCTGCGGCGAGGGTCGGAACAAAGGGGTAGCGGCGCATCGGAGAAACGAGCGGGGGCGGAAACGGGAACGAACCGGCCCGACGGGCCGGTTCGTGGATGAGCGCACTTACGATCGCCGCAGACGACGGGGCGCCGCGGCGATCGCGCCTGGGGGAATCACTCGGACGGCGATTCCCCAGACGGGCGGCTCACTCGTAGACGATGCCGCAGCCGACCTGCCGCTTCTCGGAGATCGCCGGTTCTGCGCCAGCCAGCACGGCGTCGACGGCGTCGCGGACGTAGTGCTCCTCGGCGGTCTTGGCTTCACGCCAGCTGTCGTCCCAGGCGCCCATGTAGCGGACCTTCCGGTCCGGCCCCAGCACGAAGGTCTGCGGGGTGACGGTCGCGCCGTACGCCTTACCGACCGCCTGCGACTCGTCTCGGGCGTAGGCGAAGTTGAAGCCCTGCTCCTTGGCCCGGGCGGTCATCTGGGAGAGTTCGTCCTCCGGCTCCTGGGAGACGGACAGGGCGACCAGTGCCACGCCCTTCTTGCCGTACTCCTCCGCGAAGGCCTTCATCCGCCCCTCGTAGGCCTTGGCGACCGGGCAGTGATTACAGGTGAAGACGATCACGACCGCCTTCTTGTCCTTCAGGTCGGCCAGGGAGAGCGTTTTGCCGTCGGCGGTCGGCAGTTTCTCGAAGGCCGGGGCCTTGTCCCCCACGTCGAGGACCTGATTGAACTCCGAGGCGTCCGCCGAGCCGACGGAGACGACGCCCAACGTCAGGGCGAGCAACGGGGCGAGCGAGCGAACGAGCGCGGGGCGACAGTGCATCCGTGGAATCCTGCAGATTCGAGGGAACGGCGGCGCCCGATTGATTCGGGGCCGGCGGGAACCGTGAGGGAACCGGGCGTGATCGGCGAACCGACGGCCGGTGGACGGTGTCCGGCCATCGTACCGCCGCACGCCGGCGACACAACGGGTCGCAGCGATCCGGCGGAGTTCGCCGCCCCGGCCGGTTCCGCCGATCGCCGCGGCGGCGACGGAAGGACCGGCGTTGACACCCCCGCCGCCGTTCGCCACACTTCGCCCCCCCGCCGCCCCGACGGCGGGACGGATCAACCAATCACGGGATGTAGCTCAGCCTGGTAGAGCGCTACGTTCGGGACGTAGAGGCCGCAAGTTCGAATCTTGTCATCCCGATTTCGCCCCGCGGGCTTCCCGCGGGGCGTTTCTTTTGGATCCCCGTCGGGGGCGTTCCCCCGCCGGGACCGCCCGCCGAGAGGAGCGACCCGTCGGTTATTCGGCGGGGCCGAAATGCTCCGCCGCCGCGGTCTGGTCCATGAACATCAATTCCCACGCGTGGCCGTCCGGGTCGCGGAAGCCGTGGAAGTACATCCAACCCGCGTCCGTCGGCTCCCGGTGCGTGCTGCCGCCGGCGGCGACGGCCTTCGCGATCAGGTCCTGCACCTCCTCCCGGCTTTCGCAGGACAGGCAGACGATCGCCTCGGTCACGTCCGGCCCGGCGATGGGACGCGGGGCGAACTCCTCAAACTTCTTGTGGGTCAGCAGCATCGCGTAGATCGTGTCGCTGAAGGCTACGCCGGCGGCGGTCTCGTCCGTGAAGCGCGGATCGATCCGAAACCCCAGGGCGGTGAAGAACGCCTTGCTCCTCTCGAGGTCGGCCACGGGCAGGTTGACGAAGATTTCGCGGGACATGGCGCTGGCGAGGGGTGAATGAGGGATGACGTGGAAGAAAGCCAACTGGCCGGCGCCGGTCGACGGGCCGGGCGGGCGGGGTCGTTCCCCGCGGTCAGCGATTCCGGAGCGACAGCGCCCGGCGGACGTTCAGGTCGCGCAGCAGCAATCCGAGCCACAGCAGCGCCGCAAACACGATTCCCGGGACGATCTGGCCGAATTCGCTGCGGTGGACGTGGTGGTTCACCGCCCCGCCCATGTAGGCCGTCAGCAGGATCGCCCCCAGAACCGACGTGCGCGGCACGAAGTACAGGACCGCCGACAGCACGATGACCACGCCCAGCGGGATCAGCATCGACTCCGGATAGCCGGCTGCGGTGATTCCCTCCACGACGAAGTCGAGCTTGAGGAGGTCCGTCACCCCGCCCATCAGCAGCGCCGCGGCCGGCAGCCCGCCGAGAAGCCAGCCGGCCCAATACGCCGCCCGACCGGGCCGGGCGGACGACGAGTGCGGCGGGGTCGTGACGGCATCGACGGGAGACGACGGGGCGAGGGCTGACGGGGCGAGGGCTTGAGACACCGGGCGGACCTGCGGCTGGGTTACGGCGGGGAGGAGGAAAACAGCAGCTCGATGTAGCGGCGGAGGTGCCGCAGACTCTCGATCGCGACGGCCGGGCCGTTGGCGGCCTTGGCGTAGATCAGGGCCCCCTGCAGCACCGTTTGCATGTGCACGGACAAGGTGTGCGGGTCGACGTCCGGCCGGGGTTCGCGGGCCGCGACGGCCGCGGCGACATCGCGTTCGATCATCGCGACGTGCTGAAACATCAGCGGTTCGATCGTCTCCCGGACGGCCGGGTGCGATTCGTACATCTCCTGCAACAGCGTGCCGTGCAGGCAGGCGTACTGGTGGATCGGCCCCTGCAGCAGGGCGATGCGGAAGTCCACGTACCCCAGCAGGCGGTCGAGCGGATCGGGCAGCCGCTGGTACGGGGCGTCGCGGAAGATGCGGTCGGCGAAGTCGGCGAAGTGCTGGGCCGCCGCCGTCGCGAGGGCTTCCTTGCTGGAGAAGTGGTGGAAGAAGCTCCCCTTGGTGACCGCCGCCGCCCGGCAGACATCGTCGACGGTGGTGGCGGCGTAGCCCTTCTGGCGCAACGCCATCAGGGCGGCGTCGAGCAGGTTGGCCCGCGTCTGTTCCCCGGCGAGCTGTTTGGCTGTTTTTTCCATACCGACCGGTTGGTATGTACCGCACCGCGGAGACGCTCGCAATCCCGAACCCGTGCGATTGGGGTTCCGAACGGCCCCCCGCATGCGTCACGAACCGCCGGCGGGGGCGGCGTCCTGCGGCTCGGCGAGGACGACGAGGTTCCCGTCCGGGTCCCGCAGCCGGATCAGGCGGACGTAGTTCGCCGGTTCGATCGGCCCCGGGTTCAGGCCGGCGGCCTCCAACCGGGCTCGCTCCGCCGGCAGGCCGTCCACGATCAGCGTCAGCGTGCCGTGGCCGGCGTCGGCGGGGTTCTCGAACAGTTGCAGCCCGGCGGCGTCGCCGTGATGCCATTCCTGCAGGCTGCCCATCGGCCGGGCGTCCGGCTCCCGATTAAACAGGGCGGCGAACCAGGCGCCGCTCGCCGACGGATCGGAGCAACTGAGGTGGGCGAAGATCCGTCGGAGCGGCATTGCAGCGTCCTGAACGGCGGAACCGCGGGATCGAAACGCCGGCTCACCCCGGGGCGGCGTCGACCGTCAGCACGATCTTCCCGCGGAAACTGTCGTTTTCAATCATCCGATGCGCCGCGGCGGCCTCGGCGAGGGGGAAGCGGCGGGCGATCGTCACCTTCAACTGGCCGGCGTCGTACAGGCGCATCAGTTCCGTCAGGTCCTCCGCCCGTGACTGGGCCAGCATCACCTTGCTCTGCTGGTCCATCGGCCAGCTCAGCAGCGAGGTCGCCGCGTTCTTCAGGCTCGGCTCCGTGGAGACGTAGCGGCCGTCCTCCGTCAGCACGGCCTTCGCCTTGCCGAACGAGCTTTTCCCAGCCGCGTCGAAGATCACGTCCCACTTCTGCCCCGAGTCGGCGAACGACGTCTTCTCGTAGTCGATGAACTCGGCGGCGCCGAGGTCCCGCACGAACGCCTCGTTCGACCCGCCGGCGACGCCGGTGACGGTCGCCCCGTAGGCCGCGGCGATCTGCACGGCGAAGGCGCCCACGCCCCCGCTGGCGCCGTTGATCAGCACGCGGTCGCCGGACTGCATCTTGCCGTGATCCCGCAGCGACTGGAGCGCCGTCGAGGCGGCCAGCGGGATGGCGGCGGCCTCGTCGAACGGCACGGCGTCGCCGATCGGGATCATGCTGTCCGCGGAGCAGACCGCCCGTTCCGCGGACGCCCCGCCGTAGAGGTGATCGAGGAACGCCACCACCCGATCGCCCGGTTTGAAGTGCGTGCGGTCCCCCGCCGCAACGACGGTCCCGGCCACGTCGTAGCCGGGGATGCGCGGGAACCCGCCCGGCAGCAGCCATTTCATCTCGCCCTGCCGCAGCCGGGCGTCGACGGGGTTCACGCTGGCGGCGGCCACTTGGATGAGGACCTCGTCGCCCCCGTACTCCGGGTCAGGCCGGTCCTCCAGGTGCAGGACGTCCGGGTCGCCGTAGTCTCGGAAGACGATGGCACGCATGGGGGCTCCCTCTCAGCACGAACGGCGGGGCGGCGGGGCGGTCGTGACGCCGGGGGAGTCCTACCCGAGCGCCGCCCGGCGGCCCGCGGGAACATTCCCGGGCGGGGCGCTGGGGACGACGCCGGCTCAATGGTGCTTCAACGCCGCTTCAGGACCGCCGCCACGCCGCTGGCGACGTTTCCCCCGTCCGCACGACCGGCGCCCGTCCCACCGGGCCGAAGCGGATGCGGGGCGATTCGCTCACGCCCCGGCGAACGCCGGCCGACCCTCATGAAGCACTGGAAGTTCGTGACGGTCCGCCAGGGAAGGCGCTCACAATGGGACAGTTTCACTTCGGACGAATCGGGATCCTGACCGCCGCGCTGTCGGTGGCGGCGCTGGCGTCTCCCGGCGCCGCCTCGGCCCAGACGCTCGACGACGCGGGGCTGTGGTTCGCGGCGTTCAGCAACGGGGAGATCGACTTCTCCGACGACGGGTCCACC
Coding sequences within:
- a CDS encoding TlpA family protein disulfide reductase — protein: MRRYPFVPTLAAAFVVGPLLLTGCSEGTSPYVDEAAEATEGTGEFPDGAVNRSLDPGDAGTVGPANLDGEPDGDEAGATTEGMNTEGANAEGMNETAPAGPPVTAKPVSYEELRSLIEAADGPVLVDMWADWCAPCREAFPHTVALAREHKEDGLTVISLAFNSEKDLDAVQSFLTEVGAGELTNVYTEDGGESEQWDPLAGPDGLPLPTLLVFNADGEEVARIIGGGEGPRAELDAAVADALGG
- a CDS encoding thioredoxin family protein, which codes for MHCRPALVRSLAPLLALTLGVVSVGSADASEFNQVLDVGDKAPAFEKLPTADGKTLSLADLKDKKAVVIVFTCNHCPVAKAYEGRMKAFAEEYGKKGVALVALSVSQEPEDELSQMTARAKEQGFNFAYARDESQAVGKAYGATVTPQTFVLGPDRKVRYMGAWDDSWREAKTAEEHYVRDAVDAVLAGAEPAISEKRQVGCGIVYE
- a CDS encoding VOC family protein, which codes for MSREIFVNLPVADLERSKAFFTALGFRIDPRFTDETAAGVAFSDTIYAMLLTHKKFEEFAPRPIAGPDVTEAIVCLSCESREEVQDLIAKAVAAGGSTHREPTDAGWMYFHGFRDPDGHAWELMFMDQTAAAEHFGPAE
- a CDS encoding DoxX family protein, which codes for MSQALAPSALAPSSPVDAVTTPPHSSSARPGRAAYWAGWLLGGLPAAALLMGGVTDLLKLDFVVEGITAAGYPESMLIPLGVVIVLSAVLYFVPRTSVLGAILLTAYMGGAVNHHVHRSEFGQIVPGIVFAALLWLGLLLRDLNVRRALSLRNR
- a CDS encoding TetR/AcrR family transcriptional regulator, coding for MEKTAKQLAGEQTRANLLDAALMALRQKGYAATTVDDVCRAAAVTKGSFFHHFSSKEALATAAAQHFADFADRIFRDAPYQRLPDPLDRLLGYVDFRIALLQGPIHQYACLHGTLLQEMYESHPAVRETIEPLMFQHVAMIERDVAAAVAAREPRPDVDPHTLSVHMQTVLQGALIYAKAANGPAVAIESLRHLRRYIELLFSSSPP
- a CDS encoding VOC family protein — translated: MPLRRIFAHLSCSDPSASGAWFAALFNREPDARPMGSLQEWHHGDAAGLQLFENPADAGHGTLTLIVDGLPAERARLEAAGLNPGPIEPANYVRLIRLRDPDGNLVVLAEPQDAAPAGGS
- a CDS encoding NAD(P)-dependent alcohol dehydrogenase → MRAIVFRDYGDPDVLHLEDRPDPEYGGDEVLIQVAAASVNPVDARLRQGEMKWLLPGGFPRIPGYDVAGTVVAAGDRTHFKPGDRVVAFLDHLYGGASAERAVCSADSMIPIGDAVPFDEAAAIPLAASTALQSLRDHGKMQSGDRVLINGASGGVGAFAVQIAAAYGATVTGVAGGSNEAFVRDLGAAEFIDYEKTSFADSGQKWDVIFDAAGKSSFGKAKAVLTEDGRYVSTEPSLKNAATSLLSWPMDQQSKVMLAQSRAEDLTELMRLYDAGQLKVTIARRFPLAEAAAAHRMIENDSFRGKIVLTVDAAPG